In Lytechinus variegatus isolate NC3 chromosome 18, Lvar_3.0, whole genome shotgun sequence, a single genomic region encodes these proteins:
- the LOC121432167 gene encoding dickkopf-related protein 2-like, with protein MGMSLYRHTSPPHPLALLYLLLMALYQVLCETDRECPYKYYCHSGEGHKSCLKCRKSHRRCHSNKMCCQGNTCVEGRCIPHQFRFDEAYNTAVQNFESEVEEEESFIQDTKYKLRKAREGEQCSSSLQCEDGLCCAQHLWSKICKPMLEEGDICTKKRDRLTDVFQRCECSEGLSCKRDSVAQRRLHVCQAVKHRSSGTSTERDGAEGALREETSAQRERLISLPVEKIRPLPSKNDGDLLGYLSAESGEKLFDLASRGERWIMPLGRPPAKLKGTAYRDTTEITRTEQTDIEASQLTVL; from the exons ATGGGGATGAG TCTTTACCGTCACACCTCTCCACCACACCCCTTAGCCTTGCTTTACCTCCTTCTCATGGCCCTCTATCAG GTCTTATGTGAAACAGACAGGGAGTGTCCATACAAGTACTACTGCCACAGCGGCGAGGGCCACAAATCATGTCTTAAGTGCAGAAAATCGCATCGTCGTTGCCATAGCAACAAGATGTGTTGTCAAGGAAACACGTGTGTAGAAGGTCGCTGCATCCCCCACCAGTTCCGTTTCGACGAGGCGTACAACACCGCCGTGCAGAATTTCGAATCGGAGGTGGAAGAAGAGGAGAGCTTTATCCAAGACACCAAGTACAAACTGAGAAAAG CTCGCGAGGGTGAGCAGTGTTCTTCGTCGTTACAGTGCGAGGATGGTTTGTGCTGTGCTCAGCATCTCTGGTCCAAGATCTGCAAGCCCATGTTGGAAGAGGGTGATATCTGCACCAAAAAGAGGGACCGTCTCACCGACGTATTCCAACGGTGTGAATGTTCAGAAGGTCTTTCCTGCAAGAGAGATTCCGTTGCTCAACGACGTCTCCACGTCTGTCAAGCCGTCAAACACCGATCGAGTGGCACAAGCACAGAACGGGATGGCGCAGAGGGCGCTTTGCGGGAGGAAACCTCAGCACAGCGAGAAAGATTAATATCACTTCCTGTCGAAAAGATCAGGCCGCTTCCAAGCAAGAACGACGGCGATCTTCTGGGCTACCTTTCGGCGGAATCGGGCGAGAAGCTCTTCGACCTCGCTAGTAGAGGCGAGCGGTGGATAATGCCTTTGGGGCGACCGCCAGCGAAATTGAAAGGCACGGCGTACAGGGACACAACCGAAATTACGCGTACGGAACAAACCGATATTGAGGCAAGTCAGTTAACTGTATTATGA